A portion of the Cellulophaga algicola DSM 14237 genome contains these proteins:
- a CDS encoding ion transporter: MRRHKPDSGWKHKIHEVIYEADTPLGKGFDIILIILIIVSVIIVMLESIKELDAKYHSILLAFEWIITIFFTIEYIARVASIKKPFKYIFSFYGIIDLLSTIPLYISYILAGSQVLLAIRALRLLRVFRILKLVQFLGEASQLKSALKASRAKIIVFLFAVLIVSVLLGTLMYLVEGEDAGFTSIPISIYWTIVTLTTVGYGDIAPITPQGQFIATLIMLVGYGIIAVPTGIVTVEFGKQKQGNSNAKEGTYVHVNTQSCPSCSAEGHRDDATHCYNCGSKL, encoded by the coding sequence TTGAGGAGACATAAACCAGATAGCGGTTGGAAACATAAAATTCATGAAGTAATATATGAAGCAGATACCCCTTTGGGTAAAGGTTTCGATATTATTTTGATTATTTTAATTATCGTCAGTGTAATTATTGTAATGCTAGAGAGCATAAAAGAACTAGATGCCAAATACCATTCTATTCTTCTTGCTTTTGAATGGATTATTACTATCTTTTTCACTATTGAATATATAGCAAGAGTAGCTAGTATTAAAAAACCGTTTAAATACATCTTTAGTTTTTACGGTATTATAGATTTACTTTCTACAATTCCGCTTTACATTTCTTATATTCTTGCTGGTTCTCAAGTACTTCTCGCCATTAGAGCATTACGATTATTGCGTGTTTTTAGAATATTGAAACTGGTGCAATTCCTGGGCGAAGCCTCACAGTTAAAAAGTGCCTTAAAGGCAAGTAGAGCAAAAATTATTGTTTTCTTATTCGCTGTTTTAATTGTTTCTGTTCTCTTAGGCACCTTAATGTATTTGGTTGAGGGTGAAGATGCCGGCTTTACGAGCATCCCAATAAGTATCTACTGGACCATTGTTACCCTTACCACAGTGGGCTATGGTGACATTGCTCCTATAACACCACAAGGACAGTTTATAGCAACACTTATTATGTTAGTAGGTTATGGTATAATTGCTGTTCCGACAGGAATAGTTACCGTAGAATTTGGGAAACAAAAACAAGGAAATTCCAATGCTAAAGAAGGTACTTATGTGCATGTAAACACGCAATCTTGTCCTTCATGTTCCGCTGAGGGGCACAGAGACGACGCAACTCATTGTTATAATTGTGGAAGTAAATTGTAA
- the miaA gene encoding tRNA (adenosine(37)-N6)-dimethylallyltransferase MiaA translates to MEKTLISVVGPTAIGKTKLAIALAKHYNTEIISADSRQFFKEMNIGTAVPTTDELAAAPHHFIQHKSISEPYSVGDFERDATTKLDQLFKTNTVAIMVGGSGLYVDAVTKGLDHFPVVEESIRQKLNEELAEKGIITLQEQLQDLDPDYFKKVDLHNPHRLVRALEICIGTGKPYSSFLNKDKNKRPFKTITIGIEADRAMIYERINLRVDLMIKAGLVDEVKSLIEYKALNALQTVGYKEIFNYFDGIWELDFAISEIKKNTRRFAKRQLTWFRKATAITWVDFDEKISDVVYKIENNSK, encoded by the coding sequence ATGGAAAAAACTTTAATCTCCGTAGTAGGCCCTACCGCAATAGGGAAAACAAAACTCGCTATTGCTCTAGCTAAACATTACAATACAGAAATAATATCTGCAGATTCACGGCAATTTTTTAAAGAAATGAATATAGGTACAGCAGTACCTACCACAGACGAACTGGCTGCAGCTCCTCATCATTTTATACAACACAAAAGTATTTCTGAACCATATTCTGTGGGTGATTTTGAACGAGATGCTACCACCAAACTAGATCAGTTATTTAAAACCAATACTGTTGCCATAATGGTAGGTGGGAGTGGTCTTTACGTAGATGCCGTTACTAAAGGCTTAGATCATTTTCCTGTGGTTGAGGAGAGCATACGACAAAAACTGAATGAAGAACTTGCTGAAAAGGGTATTATTACCTTACAAGAACAATTACAAGACTTAGATCCTGATTATTTTAAAAAAGTCGACCTTCATAATCCACACCGATTAGTGCGGGCTTTAGAAATTTGCATAGGAACAGGAAAGCCCTATTCTTCTTTTTTGAATAAAGATAAAAACAAAAGACCCTTTAAAACAATTACCATAGGGATAGAAGCAGATAGAGCAATGATTTACGAGCGTATTAATTTACGTGTAGATCTTATGATTAAAGCAGGACTTGTTGACGAAGTAAAATCACTAATAGAATACAAAGCGTTAAATGCCTTACAAACTGTAGGTTATAAAGAAATATTTAATTATTTTGATGGGATTTGGGAATTAGATTTCGCTATTTCTGAAATCAAAAAAAACACTAGAAGATTTGCTAAACGACAACTAACTTGGTTTCGTAAAGCAACAGCAATTACTTGGGTAGATTTTGATGAGAAAATCTCTGACGTAGTATATAAAATTGAAAACAATAGTAAATGA
- a CDS encoding gluconokinase, with amino-acid sequence MNKFDGVIFYIMGVSGTGKSTIGKLLSKEWGIPFYDGDDFHPQANIAKMAAGHPLNDEDRHDWLIKLNSIGQENSNKGALIACSALKKKYRTLLTTNLKRHYFIFLEGSFDLIHNRLNSREDHFMPADLLKSQFDSLEIPDATENVITVSIHLNPEEIISEIKKQLN; translated from the coding sequence ATGAACAAGTTTGACGGCGTAATTTTTTATATAATGGGGGTATCCGGAACTGGGAAAAGTACGATCGGAAAACTACTTTCTAAAGAATGGGGTATTCCATTTTATGATGGTGATGACTTTCACCCACAAGCAAATATTGCTAAAATGGCGGCTGGTCATCCATTAAATGATGAAGACAGACACGATTGGTTGATAAAACTAAATAGCATTGGTCAAGAAAACAGTAACAAAGGGGCTTTAATAGCTTGTTCTGCCCTCAAAAAAAAATACAGAACTCTTTTAACTACTAATCTCAAAAGACATTATTTCATTTTTTTAGAAGGATCCTTTGATCTTATTCACAATAGATTAAACAGTAGGGAAGATCATTTTATGCCTGCTGATCTTTTAAAATCTCAGTTTGACTCCTTAGAAATTCCTGATGCTACTGAAAACGTTATAACCGTATCTATTCATTTAAATCCTGAAGAAATTATTTCCGAAATAAAAAAACAACTCAACTAA
- a CDS encoding GntP family permease, with protein METQLILAVILGIAILLFLILKLKINAFIALLIGSITVGLVAGLNATEIIDTVKIGMGGTLGFVATVVGLGAMFGAILESSGGAKTIANFMISKFGLKNAPSAMVISGFLIAIPVFFDVAFIILVPMIYALQRKTKKSLLLYAIPLLAGLAITHAFIPPTPGPIAVADIIGAELGWVILIGFIVGIPTALVSGLLFGKYIATKIHVEAPEETESTVHDSLPKIGITLGIIGTPILLILLNTFRGQ; from the coding sequence TTGGAAACTCAACTGATACTCGCTGTTATACTCGGTATAGCTATTCTATTGTTTTTAATTCTTAAGCTTAAAATCAATGCTTTTATTGCTTTATTAATTGGTAGTATTACAGTAGGCTTAGTTGCGGGTTTAAATGCTACAGAAATTATTGATACTGTCAAAATTGGGATGGGTGGCACCCTAGGTTTCGTTGCAACTGTCGTGGGCTTAGGAGCTATGTTTGGCGCTATATTGGAGAGCTCTGGTGGTGCAAAAACCATTGCTAATTTTATGATTTCTAAATTCGGACTAAAAAATGCTCCATCTGCAATGGTTATTTCTGGATTCTTAATCGCTATTCCTGTATTTTTTGATGTTGCTTTTATTATTTTAGTACCTATGATTTACGCCTTACAGCGTAAAACAAAAAAATCATTATTACTCTACGCTATTCCATTATTAGCAGGTTTAGCCATTACACATGCCTTTATACCTCCTACCCCCGGCCCCATTGCTGTAGCTGATATCATAGGAGCAGAATTGGGATGGGTAATTCTTATAGGCTTCATAGTAGGCATACCAACCGCCTTGGTTAGCGGACTCCTTTTCGGAAAATACATAGCGACTAAAATACATGTAGAAGCGCCTGAAGAAACAGAGAGTACAGTCCATGATAGTCTACCTAAAATAGGAATCACATTAGGAATAATAGGAACACCAATACTACTAATTTTATTAAATACTTTTAGAGGTCAGTAG
- a CDS encoding IS1595-like element ISCal1 family transposase: MDIFKGQNLLEFSDCFKTDNDCKEYLANIKSKTPFKCSRCNHIACQTRADFSRQCNICRHTESATADTLFHKVKFGVRKAFFICFEMATSTKSLSASYMGVRYGVTEKTARLFMLKVREAMSSSGNNPMDGVVHVDEFVLGGREETKVGRSYNAKKKKAVTAVQLTEDGKVKRMYAMKIDDFSAQSLQYIFVNHISRNAKITTDKWRGYSPIAKAYDITQIESNGGLNFKALHTMIHQVKSWIRTTYSWVSDNNLNRYFNEFCFRINRSQSKATIFNNLIVKMVNNDKINQAELISN, from the coding sequence ATGGATATTTTCAAGGGTCAAAATCTTCTAGAGTTCTCTGATTGCTTCAAAACGGACAATGATTGCAAAGAATATTTAGCAAATATTAAGTCTAAAACCCCTTTTAAATGTTCTAGATGCAATCATATAGCCTGTCAAACACGTGCTGATTTCTCTAGGCAATGTAATATTTGTAGACATACAGAATCCGCAACAGCAGATACATTATTTCACAAGGTAAAGTTTGGTGTTCGCAAAGCATTTTTTATTTGTTTTGAGATGGCTACAAGCACGAAAAGCTTATCTGCAAGTTATATGGGAGTACGTTACGGAGTAACAGAAAAAACAGCTAGACTTTTTATGCTTAAGGTCAGAGAAGCTATGTCTTCGAGTGGGAATAATCCTATGGACGGAGTTGTTCATGTAGATGAATTTGTTTTAGGGGGCAGAGAAGAAACAAAAGTTGGCAGAAGCTACAATGCTAAGAAAAAGAAGGCGGTTACAGCTGTTCAGCTTACAGAAGATGGAAAGGTAAAAAGAATGTATGCTATGAAAATAGATGATTTTTCAGCACAATCCTTACAATATATTTTTGTCAACCATATCAGCCGAAACGCAAAGATTACTACAGATAAATGGAGAGGCTATAGTCCTATTGCAAAGGCTTACGACATCACACAAATAGAAAGTAATGGAGGGTTAAATTTTAAAGCGCTTCATACAATGATACATCAGGTTAAATCTTGGATAAGAACAACTTATTCTTGGGTTAGTGACAATAATTTAAATAGATATTTCAATGAATTTTGTTTTAGAATAAACAGATCTCAAAGTAAAGCTACAATATTCAATAATCTTATTGTTAAAATGGTCAATAATGATAAAATCAATCAAGCTGAATTAATAAGTAATTAA
- a CDS encoding GntT/GntP/DsdX family permease produces MNPQLLNFIELIGHPFTALIIANLLAWYFFGIKRGMSKNELFKITSKSLEPAGTIILLTGAGGVFKQVLTNTGAGELLASSLSDVGFPVLAFAFTTAAIVRIIQGSSTVAMITSAGLVAPLLVEASLSKPELACLVIAIASGASIFSHVNDSGFWLVGQYLRISEKDTFKSWTMMTTILALTGFISVCIINIFL; encoded by the coding sequence ATTAATCCACAACTATTAAATTTTATTGAATTAATCGGTCATCCATTCACCGCATTAATTATTGCCAATTTATTAGCATGGTATTTCTTTGGTATTAAACGAGGAATGAGCAAAAATGAATTGTTTAAAATTACGAGTAAATCATTAGAACCTGCAGGAACTATAATTTTACTTACAGGAGCGGGTGGTGTTTTTAAACAAGTACTTACAAATACAGGAGCGGGAGAGTTATTGGCTTCATCATTAAGTGATGTAGGTTTTCCTGTTTTAGCTTTTGCATTTACTACCGCTGCCATTGTCCGTATCATACAAGGATCATCTACTGTAGCCATGATTACTTCTGCCGGACTTGTTGCACCTCTTCTGGTTGAAGCTTCACTTAGCAAGCCAGAATTAGCTTGTTTGGTTATCGCAATTGCCTCTGGTGCTAGTATTTTTTCTCATGTAAATGATAGTGGTTTTTGGCTTGTGGGACAATACCTTCGGATATCTGAAAAAGACACCTTTAAATCTTGGACTATGATGACTACTATTTTAGCGCTAACGGGATTTATATCGGTATGTATCATCAATATTTTTCTATAA
- a CDS encoding response regulator transcription factor encodes METVNKKILLVEDDPNFGIVLKDYLSMNDFDVVLAKNGMEGFEKFKKDNYDICILDVMMPYKDGFTLAKEIREKNENVPIVFLTAKTMKEDVLKGYKAGADDYLNKPFDSEVLLMKLKAILQRKASSTLADSRKFEFTIGNFQLNSKLRFLKYKDQEPVKLSPKENELLRLLALHENDLMPRELALTKIWRDDNYFTSRSMDVYIAKLRKYLKVDDMVEILNIHGEGFRLVVKTTEE; translated from the coding sequence ATGGAAACAGTAAACAAGAAAATACTTTTGGTAGAAGATGATCCGAATTTCGGTATCGTTCTTAAAGATTATTTATCTATGAATGACTTTGATGTTGTTTTGGCTAAAAATGGAATGGAAGGTTTTGAAAAATTTAAAAAAGATAATTATGACATCTGTATTTTAGATGTGATGATGCCTTATAAAGACGGATTTACATTAGCAAAAGAAATTCGTGAAAAAAATGAAAATGTTCCTATAGTATTCCTGACGGCTAAAACCATGAAAGAAGATGTGTTAAAGGGCTACAAAGCAGGTGCAGATGATTACCTTAATAAGCCATTTGACTCGGAAGTACTTTTAATGAAGCTTAAGGCTATTTTACAAAGAAAGGCTTCAAGTACTTTAGCTGATAGCCGTAAGTTTGAATTTACTATTGGTAACTTTCAACTAAATTCTAAACTTCGTTTCCTTAAATATAAAGATCAAGAGCCTGTAAAATTATCTCCAAAAGAGAATGAGTTATTGCGTCTTCTAGCTTTACATGAAAATGATTTGATGCCAAGAGAACTTGCATTAACTAAAATATGGAGAGATGATAATTACTTTACGTCACGTAGTATGGATGTATATATCGCTAAACTTAGAAAATATTTAAAAGTTGATGATATGGTAGAAATATTGAATATTCACGGTGAAGGGTTCCGATTAGTCGTAAAAACTACAGAGGAATAA
- a CDS encoding sensor histidine kinase, whose protein sequence is MNRRLFILLVILMSVSLIGIIFVQGYWIKQSVEDKEEQFTSMVTEILNKVTEKIEKRELADYTSELLKNRDSAGGQAKAPDLLKNIFFMERDMNSNEITYYSHGILEESYSVPSTFFDNDNIGFGLDSTILKNYTSIRNKTIFKEDFGLDGKPNMLTPIQKLEKIGGLSSIEKATWEDVFKEKAKTRPIHIRVTRQEIELLLDMELKNRNINTEYEYGIYSRSLPTKVKSRKFKFAKSSTLYKYPIFKDSDGESNFALLVTFPAKKKYLIRTILPMAILSLLFTLVIVVAYTSAIYQLIRQKQISEIKSDFINNMTHEFKTPIATINLAVEAIRNPKIIDDKEKVERYLTMIKDENKRMHAQVENVLRISKLEKNQLDISKDRVDVHDIIHDAMAHVELIVDDRGGYINLHLEAEGSEVLASDFHFTNVIVNILDNAIKYSPEAPKIDVYTEVANNNIIIKIKDQGAGMSKAVLKKVFEKFYREHTGNIHNVKGHGLGLSYVKKIIEDHQGEVYVESEKGKGSTFYVKLPLI, encoded by the coding sequence ATGAATAGACGCTTATTTATTCTTCTTGTCATTTTAATGAGTGTTTCTCTAATAGGAATAATTTTTGTTCAAGGCTATTGGATCAAACAATCTGTAGAGGATAAGGAGGAACAGTTTACGAGTATGGTCACGGAGATTTTGAATAAAGTCACTGAGAAAATTGAAAAAAGAGAACTTGCGGATTACACAAGTGAACTTTTGAAAAATAGAGATAGTGCAGGTGGGCAGGCAAAAGCGCCAGATTTGCTAAAGAATATCTTTTTCATGGAAAGAGATATGAACTCTAATGAGATAACCTACTATTCACACGGTATATTAGAAGAAAGCTATAGTGTGCCATCAACGTTCTTTGACAATGATAATATTGGTTTTGGTTTAGATTCTACCATTCTAAAAAATTATACAAGCATCCGGAATAAAACTATTTTCAAAGAGGACTTTGGTTTAGACGGTAAGCCAAATATGTTAACACCTATTCAAAAATTAGAAAAAATTGGTGGGTTGTCTTCTATTGAAAAAGCTACTTGGGAAGATGTTTTCAAGGAGAAAGCAAAGACAAGACCTATTCATATTCGTGTAACACGACAGGAGATTGAGCTTTTGTTGGATATGGAACTTAAAAATAGAAATATAAATACGGAATATGAGTATGGTATTTATAGCAGAAGTTTACCAACCAAGGTAAAGTCTAGGAAATTTAAGTTTGCAAAGAGCAGTACGCTTTATAAGTATCCTATTTTTAAGGATTCTGATGGAGAGAGTAATTTTGCCTTACTGGTAACGTTTCCTGCAAAAAAGAAATATTTAATCCGGACTATTTTGCCAATGGCAATATTGTCTTTATTGTTCACTTTGGTAATTGTAGTAGCTTACACGAGTGCTATTTATCAGTTAATTAGACAAAAGCAGATATCAGAAATAAAGTCGGACTTTATTAATAATATGACGCATGAGTTTAAGACACCTATTGCCACAATAAATTTAGCAGTAGAAGCCATCAGGAATCCTAAGATTATAGATGATAAAGAAAAGGTAGAACGGTATTTAACAATGATTAAAGATGAGAATAAAAGAATGCATGCTCAGGTCGAAAATGTACTCCGGATTTCTAAGCTAGAAAAGAATCAGTTAGATATAAGTAAGGATAGGGTAGACGTACACGACATAATACATGATGCAATGGCACATGTTGAGTTAATTGTAGATGATAGAGGTGGCTATATTAATTTACATCTAGAGGCAGAAGGTAGCGAGGTCTTAGCAAGCGACTTCCACTTTACTAATGTTATTGTTAACATATTAGATAATGCAATTAAGTATTCGCCAGAAGCGCCTAAAATAGATGTATATACAGAAGTTGCGAATAATAATATTATTATAAAAATAAAAGATCAAGGTGCAGGAATGAGTAAAGCCGTTTTGAAAAAAGTTTTCGAAAAGTTTTACAGAGAGCATACCGGTAATATACATAATGTAAAAGGTCACGGGTTAGGGTTATCCTACGTGAAAAAAATTATTGAAGATCATCAAGGTGAAGTTTACGTTGAGAGTGAGAAAGGAAAAGGAAGTACATTCTACGTGAAATTACCATTAATATAA
- the coaE gene encoding dephospho-CoA kinase (Dephospho-CoA kinase (CoaE) performs the final step in coenzyme A biosynthesis.), whose protein sequence is MMIVGLTGGIGSGKTTVAKMFHALGVPVYNSDIEAKKLMSASKDLKAKIIALLGEDSYSDNVLNRSYIANKVFTDPALLAKLNAIVHPEVKNHFTSWVKNQKSSYVIQETAIIFENSSEHRFDKIILVTAPENLRIERVISRDTISIEKVKERIDNQWSDKKKAKLSDYVIHNLDLEKTSFLVAEIHKQLLKLSSFTY, encoded by the coding sequence ATGATGATTGTTGGTTTAACAGGAGGTATAGGAAGTGGGAAAACTACGGTAGCAAAAATGTTTCATGCATTAGGTGTGCCTGTTTACAATTCAGACATAGAGGCTAAAAAACTGATGAGTGCCTCAAAAGATCTTAAGGCTAAAATAATAGCGCTACTTGGTGAAGACTCCTACTCCGATAATGTGTTAAATAGATCATATATTGCAAATAAGGTGTTTACCGATCCAGCGTTATTAGCTAAATTAAATGCAATTGTTCATCCGGAAGTAAAAAATCATTTTACTTCTTGGGTCAAAAATCAAAAATCGTCCTATGTTATTCAAGAAACGGCAATCATATTTGAAAACTCTTCTGAACATAGATTTGATAAAATAATTTTAGTCACTGCACCAGAGAATCTAAGAATAGAAAGAGTAATTTCTCGCGATACTATTTCTATAGAAAAAGTGAAAGAACGTATTGATAATCAATGGTCAGATAAAAAGAAAGCTAAGTTGTCAGATTATGTTATCCATAATTTAGATTTAGAGAAAACTTCTTTTTTAGTCGCGGAAATTCATAAACAACTTCTTAAATTATCTTCTTTTACGTACTAA
- a CDS encoding CdaR family protein, producing MIKIKNSLQKRKVKIFLIFLFFSSMSWFINKLADDYTGRAAFDVVYTNVPDSLLFVGASKDHIEVKLKASGFTFLGFGFKNKTVTIDVSKAEKKDDVYRIPRSVYQLQIEKQLPQSMEFLGVDEGDAIVLEIYTLKTKKVPVIERLKINFSQNFMLDGAVLLSPDSILVKGPEKVLNEIESIQTEVKTISNVTEDFSEELLLQTPENTDNITYLTTKVFVKGKVVRFSEKIIEVPIKVLNLPEDFEIKLFPDTVKIVCMAKIDDLKELQVSDFNVVADYNAIQDESQHTILLKLELAPDFLSNIRLMSNEVRYILKRK from the coding sequence ATGATAAAGATTAAGAATAGTCTTCAGAAACGAAAAGTTAAAATCTTCTTGATTTTTCTATTCTTTTCAAGTATGTCATGGTTTATTAATAAACTAGCAGATGACTATACAGGGCGAGCGGCTTTTGATGTGGTATATACAAATGTGCCAGACAGTCTATTGTTTGTAGGAGCCTCAAAGGATCATATAGAAGTTAAACTTAAAGCAAGTGGATTTACTTTTTTAGGTTTTGGTTTTAAAAACAAAACGGTGACTATAGATGTGTCCAAGGCAGAAAAAAAGGATGATGTTTATCGTATTCCAAGAAGTGTTTATCAATTACAGATAGAAAAACAATTGCCACAATCAATGGAGTTCTTAGGGGTCGATGAGGGTGATGCTATTGTATTGGAAATTTATACGTTGAAAACAAAGAAAGTTCCTGTAATTGAAAGGTTGAAAATTAATTTTTCTCAAAATTTCATGTTAGATGGAGCGGTACTCTTAAGTCCAGATAGTATTTTAGTTAAAGGACCTGAAAAAGTTTTGAATGAAATAGAAAGTATTCAAACCGAAGTAAAAACAATAAGTAATGTTACTGAAGATTTTAGTGAAGAATTGTTGTTACAAACACCAGAAAATACAGACAACATCACATACCTTACGACTAAGGTCTTTGTAAAAGGAAAAGTAGTTAGATTTTCAGAGAAGATTATAGAAGTACCCATTAAGGTACTCAATTTGCCAGAAGATTTTGAAATTAAACTATTTCCAGATACGGTGAAAATAGTTTGTATGGCAAAAATAGATGACTTAAAAGAGCTTCAAGTGTCAGACTTTAATGTGGTAGCAGACTATAATGCAATTCAGGATGAGTCACAACATACTATTCTATTAAAGCTAGAATTAGCCCCTGATTTTTTAAGTAATATACGTCTCATGTCTAATGAGGTAAGATATATTTTAAAGCGAAAATGA
- a CDS encoding glycosyltransferase, giving the protein MKLDFSFIVPVYNRPNEIKELLESLVMQTYKEPYEVVIVEDGSTLSSEAVIATFEDKLAITYLKKANSGPGDSRNYGMRKARGNYFIVLDSDCILPPQYLEAAKKALEKDYVDCFGGPDAAHKSFSLVQKAINYAMTSFLTTGGIRGGKTAVDKFQPRSFNMGISKKAFEATGGYGNIHPGEDPDLTIRIWNNGFETKLIPEAYVFHKRRIDWNKFYIQVNKFGMVRPILNQWHPDTKKITYWFPTIFCLGFLLSIIFAFLGFNFPIYFYIFYFVLLFLDSLLKNKNAAIALLSLAAVCIQFVGYGYGFLKSTILLNFSSKNAEELFPKLFFKN; this is encoded by the coding sequence ATGAAATTAGATTTCTCCTTTATAGTTCCTGTGTACAATAGGCCTAATGAGATTAAAGAACTGTTAGAGAGTTTGGTAATGCAAACCTATAAAGAACCCTATGAGGTTGTTATAGTAGAGGACGGCTCCACACTTAGTTCAGAAGCTGTAATTGCCACGTTTGAAGATAAATTAGCTATTACTTATCTTAAGAAAGCTAATAGTGGTCCTGGAGATTCTAGGAATTACGGAATGCGTAAGGCACGTGGTAATTATTTTATTGTTTTAGATTCTGATTGTATTTTGCCTCCACAGTATTTAGAGGCGGCAAAAAAAGCACTTGAAAAAGATTATGTAGATTGTTTTGGAGGTCCTGATGCTGCTCATAAGAGCTTTTCGTTGGTACAGAAGGCTATAAACTATGCAATGACTAGTTTTCTAACTACAGGTGGTATCCGAGGAGGTAAGACAGCAGTAGATAAGTTTCAGCCAAGAAGCTTTAACATGGGGATTTCTAAAAAAGCTTTTGAAGCTACAGGGGGGTATGGCAACATACACCCAGGTGAAGACCCCGATTTAACGATTAGGATTTGGAATAATGGTTTCGAAACTAAATTAATACCAGAAGCTTATGTTTTTCATAAAAGGAGAATAGACTGGAATAAATTTTACATTCAAGTGAATAAATTTGGTATGGTAAGGCCGATATTGAATCAATGGCACCCAGATACTAAAAAAATTACGTATTGGTTTCCAACCATATTTTGTTTGGGTTTTTTATTGTCAATAATTTTTGCTTTTCTGGGGTTTAATTTTCCCATTTATTTTTATATTTTTTACTTTGTTTTGTTATTTTTAGATTCCCTATTAAAAAATAAAAACGCAGCAATTGCTTTACTTTCACTAGCAGCTGTTTGTATCCAATTTGTAGGTTATGGATATGGTTTTTTAAAATCAACAATCTTACTTAACTTTAGTTCAAAGAATGCGGAAGAACTATTTCCTAAGCTCTTCTTTAAAAACTAA
- a CDS encoding enoyl-ACP reductase FabI, whose protein sequence is MSYNLLKGKRGIIFGALDENSIAWKTAERVHEEGGTFVLTNAPIAMRMGQIDVLAKKTGSEIVPADATSEEDLANLVAKATEILGGKLDFVLHSIGMSVNVRKGRKYTDEKYDFTAKGWDVSALSFHKVMQTLYKADAMNEWGSIVALTYMAAQRTFPDYNDMADNKAYLESVARSFGYFYGKEKKVRVNTISQSPTPTTAGQGVKGFDGFISYAEKMSPLGNATAQDCADYTITLFSDLTKKVTMQNLFHDGGFSNTGVSQEVIEYFSK, encoded by the coding sequence ATGTCATACAACCTATTAAAAGGAAAAAGAGGGATAATCTTCGGAGCTCTTGATGAAAATTCAATTGCATGGAAAACAGCAGAACGTGTTCATGAAGAAGGTGGAACTTTTGTATTAACCAATGCACCAATTGCGATGAGAATGGGGCAAATAGACGTACTAGCAAAAAAAACAGGTTCAGAAATTGTTCCAGCAGATGCTACTAGTGAAGAAGACTTGGCTAATTTAGTAGCAAAAGCTACTGAAATTTTAGGAGGTAAATTAGATTTTGTTTTACACTCTATAGGAATGTCTGTAAATGTTCGTAAAGGCAGAAAGTATACGGATGAAAAATATGATTTCACCGCTAAAGGTTGGGATGTTTCTGCGTTATCTTTTCATAAAGTAATGCAAACACTTTACAAAGCAGATGCAATGAATGAATGGGGGAGTATAGTAGCCTTAACATATATGGCTGCACAACGTACTTTTCCTGATTATAATGATATGGCAGACAATAAAGCATATTTAGAGTCTGTTGCACGTAGTTTTGGGTACTTTTATGGCAAAGAAAAGAAAGTTCGTGTAAATACAATCTCTCAATCTCCAACACCAACTACAGCGGGTCAAGGTGTAAAAGGTTTTGATGGCTTTATTAGTTATGCAGAAAAAATGTCTCCTTTAGGGAATGCAACTGCTCAAGATTGTGCAGATTATACGATAACTCTATTTTCAGATTTAACGAAAAAAGTTACCATGCAGAATTTATTTCATGATGGAGGCTTCTCTAATACAGGGGTTAGTCAAGAAGTTATTGAATATTTCAGCAAATAA